A genomic segment from Glycine soja cultivar W05 chromosome 20, ASM419377v2, whole genome shotgun sequence encodes:
- the LOC114402486 gene encoding inositol transporter 1-like isoform X2: protein MTMSTIQSTPGSSGYLDLFPDRKMSFFKNPYILGLTAVAGIGGMLFGYDTGAIVGAAGGGWMNDAYGRKKATLIADVIFIMGAIGMAAAPDPYLLILGRFLVGMGVGVASVTSPVYIAEASPSEIRGSLVSTNVLMITAGQFLSYIVNLAFTRVPGTWRWMLGVSAVPAIVQFLLMLFLPESPRWLFIKNRKNEAVHVLSNIYDFARLEDEVDFLTTQSDQERQRRNSIKFGDVFKSKEIKLALLVGAGLQAFQQFTGINTVMYYSPTIVQMAGFNSNELALLLSLVVAGMNAVGTILGIYLIDHAGRKMLALSSLGGVFASLVVLSVSFLNQSSSNELYGWLAVLGLVLYIAFFSPGMGPVPWTVNSEIYPEEYRGICGGMSATVCWVSNLIVSQSFLSIAEAIGIGSTFLILAAISVLAFLFVLLYVPETKGLTFDEVELIWKERAWGNNTDSRNLLAENQP from the exons ATGACGATGAGCACTATACAATCGACGCCAGGAAGCTCAGGGTATTTGGATTTGTTTCCTGAccgaaaaatgtcattttttaagAACCCTTATATTCTCGGACTAACTGCAGTTGCTGGCATTGGTGGCATGCTTTTTGGCTACGACACAG GTGCAATAGTTGGAGCAGCAGGAGGAGGATGGATGAATGATGCTTATGGAAGAAAGAAGGCGACTCTGATTGCAGATGTGATATTTATTATGGGAGCAATTGGGATGGCAGCTGCACCAGACCCTTATCTTCTGATTCTGGGACGTTTTCTCGTTGGTATGGGTGTCGGGGTTGCCTCTGTTACCTCTCCTGTCTACATTGCAGAAGCATCTCCATCCGAAATCAGGGGATCACTAGTCAGCACTAATGTTCTCATGATCACTGCTGGCCAGTTCCTTTCCTACATCGTTAACCTTGCTTTTACTCGTGTCCCCGGCACCTGGCGATGGATGCTCGGTGTCTCTGCCGTCCCCGCCATTGTTCAGTTTCTTCTCATGCTTTTCCTCCCCGAATCCCCAAGGTGGCTCTTCATCAAGAATAGGAAAAATGAAGCTGTTCATGTGCTCTCTAACATCTATGACTTTGCTCGCTTAGAGGATGAAGTTGATTTTCTAACCACTCAGTCTGACCAAGAGCGCCAACGAAGAAACTCTATCAAATTCGGGGATGTTTTTAAATCTAAAGAAATCAAACTTGCATTACTTGTTGGAGCTGGCCTGCAG GCTTTCCAGCAGTTCACAGGAATAAACACAGTGATGTACTACAGCCCTACCATTGTCCAAATGGCTGGCTTCAACTCTAATGAGTTGGCTCTTCTGCTGTCCCTCGTAGTTGCTGGCATGAATGCTGTTGGAACCATTCTTGGCATTTACCTAATTGACCATGCTGGCCGCAAAATGTTAGCCCTTTCTAGCTTAGGAGGAGTATTTGCATCTTTGGTCGTCTTGTCTGTCTCATTTTTGAACCaatcatcatcaaatgaattaTATGGATGGCTTGCAGTGTTGGGTTTAGTCCTATACATTGCTTTTTTCTCTCCTGGAATGGGGCCTGTGCCATGGACTGTGAACTCAGAGATATATCCTGAGGAATATAGAGGAATTTGTGGGGGCATGTCAGCTACTGTGTGTTGGGTTTCAAATCTGATCGTGTCTCAGAGCTTTCTTTCCATTGCTGAAGCTATAGGGATAGGTTCCACTTTCTTGATTCTTGCTGCTATTTCAGTGCTTGCCTTTCTATTTGTGCTTTTATATGTTCCAGAGACCAAAGGATTGACCTTCGATGAAGTAGAACTCATATGGAAGGAGAGAGCTTGGGGCAACAACACTGACTCACGAAACCTTCTTGCAGAAAATCAACCTTAG
- the LOC114402486 gene encoding inositol transporter 1-like isoform X1, with translation MTMSTIQSTPGSSGYLDLFPDRKMSFFKNPYILGLTAVAGIGGMLFGYDTGVISGALLYIKDDFEGVRQSNLLQETIVSMAIAGAIVGAAGGGWMNDAYGRKKATLIADVIFIMGAIGMAAAPDPYLLILGRFLVGMGVGVASVTSPVYIAEASPSEIRGSLVSTNVLMITAGQFLSYIVNLAFTRVPGTWRWMLGVSAVPAIVQFLLMLFLPESPRWLFIKNRKNEAVHVLSNIYDFARLEDEVDFLTTQSDQERQRRNSIKFGDVFKSKEIKLALLVGAGLQAFQQFTGINTVMYYSPTIVQMAGFNSNELALLLSLVVAGMNAVGTILGIYLIDHAGRKMLALSSLGGVFASLVVLSVSFLNQSSSNELYGWLAVLGLVLYIAFFSPGMGPVPWTVNSEIYPEEYRGICGGMSATVCWVSNLIVSQSFLSIAEAIGIGSTFLILAAISVLAFLFVLLYVPETKGLTFDEVELIWKERAWGNNTDSRNLLAENQP, from the exons ATGACGATGAGCACTATACAATCGACGCCAGGAAGCTCAGGGTATTTGGATTTGTTTCCTGAccgaaaaatgtcattttttaagAACCCTTATATTCTCGGACTAACTGCAGTTGCTGGCATTGGTGGCATGCTTTTTGGCTACGACACAG GTGTGATATCAGGAGCCCTTCTATATATTAAAGATGATTTTGAAGGGGTTAGACAAAGTAATTTACTTCAGGAAACAATAGTGAGCATGGCAATTGCAGGTGCAATAGTTGGAGCAGCAGGAGGAGGATGGATGAATGATGCTTATGGAAGAAAGAAGGCGACTCTGATTGCAGATGTGATATTTATTATGGGAGCAATTGGGATGGCAGCTGCACCAGACCCTTATCTTCTGATTCTGGGACGTTTTCTCGTTGGTATGGGTGTCGGGGTTGCCTCTGTTACCTCTCCTGTCTACATTGCAGAAGCATCTCCATCCGAAATCAGGGGATCACTAGTCAGCACTAATGTTCTCATGATCACTGCTGGCCAGTTCCTTTCCTACATCGTTAACCTTGCTTTTACTCGTGTCCCCGGCACCTGGCGATGGATGCTCGGTGTCTCTGCCGTCCCCGCCATTGTTCAGTTTCTTCTCATGCTTTTCCTCCCCGAATCCCCAAGGTGGCTCTTCATCAAGAATAGGAAAAATGAAGCTGTTCATGTGCTCTCTAACATCTATGACTTTGCTCGCTTAGAGGATGAAGTTGATTTTCTAACCACTCAGTCTGACCAAGAGCGCCAACGAAGAAACTCTATCAAATTCGGGGATGTTTTTAAATCTAAAGAAATCAAACTTGCATTACTTGTTGGAGCTGGCCTGCAG GCTTTCCAGCAGTTCACAGGAATAAACACAGTGATGTACTACAGCCCTACCATTGTCCAAATGGCTGGCTTCAACTCTAATGAGTTGGCTCTTCTGCTGTCCCTCGTAGTTGCTGGCATGAATGCTGTTGGAACCATTCTTGGCATTTACCTAATTGACCATGCTGGCCGCAAAATGTTAGCCCTTTCTAGCTTAGGAGGAGTATTTGCATCTTTGGTCGTCTTGTCTGTCTCATTTTTGAACCaatcatcatcaaatgaattaTATGGATGGCTTGCAGTGTTGGGTTTAGTCCTATACATTGCTTTTTTCTCTCCTGGAATGGGGCCTGTGCCATGGACTGTGAACTCAGAGATATATCCTGAGGAATATAGAGGAATTTGTGGGGGCATGTCAGCTACTGTGTGTTGGGTTTCAAATCTGATCGTGTCTCAGAGCTTTCTTTCCATTGCTGAAGCTATAGGGATAGGTTCCACTTTCTTGATTCTTGCTGCTATTTCAGTGCTTGCCTTTCTATTTGTGCTTTTATATGTTCCAGAGACCAAAGGATTGACCTTCGATGAAGTAGAACTCATATGGAAGGAGAGAGCTTGGGGCAACAACACTGACTCACGAAACCTTCTTGCAGAAAATCAACCTTAG
- the LOC114403579 gene encoding transcription factor TGA2-like isoform X2: MKREQQEGCRALIHNCPIPMHDSVFDSLKVSSQTISRGPVEVDSFDKLPTSLNKNPLTSQTERQRLQLQKVQLSNLVSGDTEHQEESAMADASPRTDISTDVDTDDKNPRFDRSQSLVAVVSDSSDRSKDKSDQKTLRRLAQNREAARKSRLRKKAYVQQLESSRLKLTQLEQELQRARQQGIIISNSGDQAHSMSGNGAMAFDVEYARWLEEQNRQVNELRAAVNSHAGDTELRMIIDGIMAHYDEIFRLKADAAKADVFHLLSGMWKTPAERCFLWLGGFRSSELLKLLVNQLEPLTEQQLVGITNLQQSSQQAEDALSQGMEALQQSLSETLSTGSLGSSGSSGNVANYMGQMAMAMGKLGTLEGFIKQADNLRQQTLQQIHRILTTRQSARALLAIHDYFSRLRALSSLWLARPRD; the protein is encoded by the exons ATGAAAAGGGAACAGCAAGAGGGATGCCGAGCTTTGATTCACAATTGCCCAATTCCAATGCATG ACTCAGTTTTTGACTCACTAAAAGTAAGTAGCCAAACAATTTCTCGGGGTCCTGTTGAAGTTGATTCCTTTGATAAG TTACCAACTTCACTCAATAAAAACCCATTAACAAGCCAAACAGAGCGACAAAGATTGCAATTACAAAAGGTTCAATTATCAAATCTGGTCAGTGGGGATACGGAACACCAGGAAGAGTCTGCCATGGCTGACGCCAGTCCTAGAACTGATATTTCTACAGATGTTGACACTGATGATAAGAATCCACGG TTTGATAGAAGTCAGTCCCTTGTTGCTGTGGTTTCTGACTCCAGTGACAGATCAAAGGATAAATCAGATCAGAAG ACTCTCCGAAGGCTTGCTCAGAATCGTGAGGCAGCAAGAAAAAGTCGGTTGAGAAAGAAA GCTTATGTTCAACAGCTTGAAAGTAGTCGCTTAAAGTTAACCCAACTGGAGCAAGAGCTTCAGCGAGCTAGGCAGCAG GGAATCATTATATCAAACTCAGGTGATCAAGCACATTCAATGAGTGGAAATG GGGCTATGGCATTTGATGTAGAGTATGCAAGATGGCTGGAAGAGCAGAATCGACAAGTTAATGAGCTAAGAGCAGCTGTAAATTCCCATGCAGGTGATACAGAACTTCGCATGATTATCGATGGTATAATGGCACATTATGATGAGATATTTAGGCTGAAGGCCGATGCAGCTAAGGCTGATGtcttccatttgttgtctggAATGTGGAAGACACCAGCAGAGAGGTGTTTTCTATGGCTTGGTGGTTTTCGGTCATCTGAACTCCTCAAG CTCCTGGTAAATCAGTTGGAACCTCTGACAGAGCAACAGTTAGTGGGTATTACCAACTTGCAGCAATCTTCCCAACAGGCCGAAGATGCATTGTCTCAGGGCATGGAAGCATTGCAACAGTCCCTTTCTGAGACATTATCCACTGGATCACTTGGCTCCTCTGGTTCATCAGGCAATGTGGCAAATTACATGGGTCAAATGGCTATGGCCATGGGTAAACTAGGGACACTTGAGGGGTTCATTAAGCAG GCTGACAATTTGCGCCAGCAGACTTTGCAACAAATTCACCGCATATTGACAACTCGGCAATCGGCTCGTGCACTACTTGCAATACATGACTACTTTTCTAGGTTGCGTGCCCTTAGCTCTCTTTGGCTTGCCCGCCCAAGAGACTGA
- the LOC114403579 gene encoding transcription factor TGA2-like isoform X3: MADASPRTDISTDVDTDDKNPRFDRSQSLVAVVSDSSDRSKDKSDQKTLRRLAQNREAARKSRLRKKAYVQQLESSRLKLTQLEQELQRARQQGIIISNSGDQAHSMSGNGAMAFDVEYARWLEEQNRQVNELRAAVNSHAGDTELRMIIDGIMAHYDEIFRLKADAAKADVFHLLSGMWKTPAERCFLWLGGFRSSELLKLLVNQLEPLTEQQLVGITNLQQSSQQAEDALSQGMEALQQSLSETLSTGSLGSSGSSGNVANYMGQMAMAMGKLGTLEGFIKQADNLRQQTLQQIHRILTTRQSARALLAIHDYFSRLRALSSLWLARPRD; the protein is encoded by the exons ATGGCTGACGCCAGTCCTAGAACTGATATTTCTACAGATGTTGACACTGATGATAAGAATCCACGG TTTGATAGAAGTCAGTCCCTTGTTGCTGTGGTTTCTGACTCCAGTGACAGATCAAAGGATAAATCAGATCAGAAG ACTCTCCGAAGGCTTGCTCAGAATCGTGAGGCAGCAAGAAAAAGTCGGTTGAGAAAGAAA GCTTATGTTCAACAGCTTGAAAGTAGTCGCTTAAAGTTAACCCAACTGGAGCAAGAGCTTCAGCGAGCTAGGCAGCAG GGAATCATTATATCAAACTCAGGTGATCAAGCACATTCAATGAGTGGAAATG GGGCTATGGCATTTGATGTAGAGTATGCAAGATGGCTGGAAGAGCAGAATCGACAAGTTAATGAGCTAAGAGCAGCTGTAAATTCCCATGCAGGTGATACAGAACTTCGCATGATTATCGATGGTATAATGGCACATTATGATGAGATATTTAGGCTGAAGGCCGATGCAGCTAAGGCTGATGtcttccatttgttgtctggAATGTGGAAGACACCAGCAGAGAGGTGTTTTCTATGGCTTGGTGGTTTTCGGTCATCTGAACTCCTCAAG CTCCTGGTAAATCAGTTGGAACCTCTGACAGAGCAACAGTTAGTGGGTATTACCAACTTGCAGCAATCTTCCCAACAGGCCGAAGATGCATTGTCTCAGGGCATGGAAGCATTGCAACAGTCCCTTTCTGAGACATTATCCACTGGATCACTTGGCTCCTCTGGTTCATCAGGCAATGTGGCAAATTACATGGGTCAAATGGCTATGGCCATGGGTAAACTAGGGACACTTGAGGGGTTCATTAAGCAG GCTGACAATTTGCGCCAGCAGACTTTGCAACAAATTCACCGCATATTGACAACTCGGCAATCGGCTCGTGCACTACTTGCAATACATGACTACTTTTCTAGGTTGCGTGCCCTTAGCTCTCTTTGGCTTGCCCGCCCAAGAGACTGA
- the LOC114403579 gene encoding transcription factor TGA2-like isoform X1 has protein sequence MPSFDSQLPNSNACYTEGSAIDSFCVFDFDQSVGYRIEDCVALRGNSVFDSLKVSSQTISRGPVEVDSFDKLPTSLNKNPLTSQTERQRLQLQKVQLSNLVSGDTEHQEESAMADASPRTDISTDVDTDDKNPRFDRSQSLVAVVSDSSDRSKDKSDQKTLRRLAQNREAARKSRLRKKAYVQQLESSRLKLTQLEQELQRARQQGIIISNSGDQAHSMSGNGAMAFDVEYARWLEEQNRQVNELRAAVNSHAGDTELRMIIDGIMAHYDEIFRLKADAAKADVFHLLSGMWKTPAERCFLWLGGFRSSELLKLLVNQLEPLTEQQLVGITNLQQSSQQAEDALSQGMEALQQSLSETLSTGSLGSSGSSGNVANYMGQMAMAMGKLGTLEGFIKQADNLRQQTLQQIHRILTTRQSARALLAIHDYFSRLRALSSLWLARPRD, from the exons ATGCCGAGCTTTGATTCACAATTGCCCAATTCCAATGCATG CTATACAGAGGGAAGCGCAATTGATTCTTTTTGTGTGTTTGACTTTGATCAATCAGTTGGATATCGCATAGAGGATTGTGTTGCCTTGAGGGGAA ACTCAGTTTTTGACTCACTAAAAGTAAGTAGCCAAACAATTTCTCGGGGTCCTGTTGAAGTTGATTCCTTTGATAAG TTACCAACTTCACTCAATAAAAACCCATTAACAAGCCAAACAGAGCGACAAAGATTGCAATTACAAAAGGTTCAATTATCAAATCTGGTCAGTGGGGATACGGAACACCAGGAAGAGTCTGCCATGGCTGACGCCAGTCCTAGAACTGATATTTCTACAGATGTTGACACTGATGATAAGAATCCACGG TTTGATAGAAGTCAGTCCCTTGTTGCTGTGGTTTCTGACTCCAGTGACAGATCAAAGGATAAATCAGATCAGAAG ACTCTCCGAAGGCTTGCTCAGAATCGTGAGGCAGCAAGAAAAAGTCGGTTGAGAAAGAAA GCTTATGTTCAACAGCTTGAAAGTAGTCGCTTAAAGTTAACCCAACTGGAGCAAGAGCTTCAGCGAGCTAGGCAGCAG GGAATCATTATATCAAACTCAGGTGATCAAGCACATTCAATGAGTGGAAATG GGGCTATGGCATTTGATGTAGAGTATGCAAGATGGCTGGAAGAGCAGAATCGACAAGTTAATGAGCTAAGAGCAGCTGTAAATTCCCATGCAGGTGATACAGAACTTCGCATGATTATCGATGGTATAATGGCACATTATGATGAGATATTTAGGCTGAAGGCCGATGCAGCTAAGGCTGATGtcttccatttgttgtctggAATGTGGAAGACACCAGCAGAGAGGTGTTTTCTATGGCTTGGTGGTTTTCGGTCATCTGAACTCCTCAAG CTCCTGGTAAATCAGTTGGAACCTCTGACAGAGCAACAGTTAGTGGGTATTACCAACTTGCAGCAATCTTCCCAACAGGCCGAAGATGCATTGTCTCAGGGCATGGAAGCATTGCAACAGTCCCTTTCTGAGACATTATCCACTGGATCACTTGGCTCCTCTGGTTCATCAGGCAATGTGGCAAATTACATGGGTCAAATGGCTATGGCCATGGGTAAACTAGGGACACTTGAGGGGTTCATTAAGCAG GCTGACAATTTGCGCCAGCAGACTTTGCAACAAATTCACCGCATATTGACAACTCGGCAATCGGCTCGTGCACTACTTGCAATACATGACTACTTTTCTAGGTTGCGTGCCCTTAGCTCTCTTTGGCTTGCCCGCCCAAGAGACTGA
- the LOC114401588 gene encoding inositol transporter 1-like, with translation MIGISLAKKMVAEMGMGMSMRAGSSGYLEMHPERKITFFQNPYIVGITFAAGLGGLLFGYDTGVVSGALLYIKEDFELVRNSSFIQEVIVGMALIGAIFGAAIGGVINDHLGRKTATIIADICFGAGSVIMGLAGNPYVIIFGRFLVGLGVGSASVTAPVYIAEVSPSEIRGGLVSANTLMITAGQFLSFIVNYGLTRVPGTWRWMLGLSGFPAVLQFVLISFLPESPRWLYMKNRREEAILVLSKIYSSPRLEDEIKILDDLLLQEPESKASVKYTDVFTNKEIRVAFTFGAGLQALQQFAGISIIMYYSPTIIQMAGFKSNQSALFLSLIVSGMNAAGTILGIYLIDLAGRKKLSLGSLSGVLVSLIILSTSCYLMGHGNTGQTLGWIAILGLALYILFFAPGMGPVPWTVNSEIYPEEYRGLCGGMSATVNWICSVIMSTSFLSVVDAIGLGESFIILLVVSVIAIVFVIFLMPETKGLTFEEVAYIWKERAYGRDKTTASLAEKEALSS, from the exons ATGATTGGTATTTCCTTGGCGAAGAAAATGGTGGCGGAAATGGGAATGGGGATGTCAATGAGAGCGGGAAGCTCAGGTTACTTGGAGATGCATCCCGAACGCAAAATCACCTTTTTCCAGAACCCCTACATCGTTGGTATCACTTTCGCCGCTGGCCTCGGTGGTCTTCTATTCGGCTACGATACTG GCGTTGTGTCCGGCGCTCTTCTTTACATAAAAGAGGATTTCGAGCTGGTGAGGAATAGCAGCTTCATTCAGGAAGTAATTGTTGGGATGGCGTTGATCGGTGCTATTTTCGGTGCTGCAATTGGTGGCGTAATCAATGATCATCTGGGACGCAAGACCGCCACTATCATTGCGGACATATGCTTTGGCGCAGGCTCAGTAATAATGGGTTTGGCAGGCAACCCTTACGTGATCATATTCGGTCGTTTTCTGGTGGGTCTGGGTGTTGGGTCGGCCTCTGTTACCGCTCCTGTCTACATTGCAGAAGTATCTCCATCTGAAATCAGAGGAGGACTTGTCAGCGCTAACACACTTATGATCACTGCTGGCCAGTTTCTGTCCTTCATCGTCAACTATGGCCTCACCAGAGTTCCCGGGACATGGCGTTGGATGCTTGGTCTCTCTGGCTTCCCAGCTGTCCTTCAGTTTGTCCTCATTTCCTTTCTCCCCGAGTCCCCTAGATGGCTCTACATGAAGAACCGGCGTGAGGAAGCTATTCTTGTTCTCTCTAAGATCTACTCCTCTCCCCGCTTGGAGGACGAGATTAAAATTCTAGATGATCTTCTTCTGCAGGAGCCTGAGAGCAAGGCCTCGGTCAAGTATACTGATGTTTTCACCAACAAAGAAATCAGAGTTGCTTTCACTTTTGGGGCTGGACTTCAGGCTCTGCAGCAGTTTGCTGGTATCAGCATCATTATGTACTACAGTCCCACCATCATTCAGATGGCCGGTTTCAAATCAAACCAATCAGCTCTCTTCCTTTCCCTCATTGTTTCTGGCATGAATGCCGCTGGCACAATCCTTGGCATCTACCTCATCGACCTCGCCGGCCGCAAAAAGCTCTCTCTTGGTAGCTTGTCTGGCGTGCTTGTGTCCTTGATCATTCTCTCCACATCCTGCTATCTTATGGGTCATGGCAACACGGGTCAAACACTTGGATGGATTGCTATCTTGGGTTTGGCTTTGTATATTCTTTTCTTTGCTCCCGGTATGGGTCCTGTGCCATGGACTGTGAACTCAGAGATTTACCCTGAAGAGTatagaggcttgtgtggtggcatGTCAGCAACCGTGAACTGGATTTGCAGTGTCATCATGTCCACCAGCTTCCTTTCAGTGGTTGACGCCATAGGGCTTGGAGAGAGTTTTATCATTCTTTTGGTGGTATCTGTCATTGCAATTGTTTTTGTCATCTTCTTGATGCCAGAGACCAAAGGATTGACATTTGAGGAAGTGGCATACATATGGAAGGAGAGGGCCTATGGGAGGGACAAAACCACAGCGAGCCTTGCTGAGAAAGAAGCTTTGAGTTCATAA
- the LOC114402800 gene encoding G-type lectin S-receptor-like serine/threonine-protein kinase LECRK3 produces MAAKTVLVCVTVILLPLLQLPYVSATNVSIGETLVAGNGGKRWLSPSEDFAFGFHQLDNDLYLLAISYQNIPRDSFIWYANGDNPAPKGSKLELNQYTGLVLKSPQGVELWTSQLISGTISYGLMNDTGNFQLLDENSQVLWDSFSNPTDTLVPTQIMEVKGTLSSRQKEANFSRGRFQFRLLPDGNAVLNPINLPTNYTYDAHYISATYDSTNTTNSGFQVIFDNSGLYILKRSGEKVYITNPKDALSTDSYYYRATINFDGTFTISNYPKNPASNPSWTVMKTLPDNICMNLLGNTGGSGVCGFNSICTLKADQRPKCSCPEGYSPLDSRDEYGSCKPNLELGCGSSGQSLQGDLYFMKEMANTDWPVSDYELYKPYNSEDCKTSCLQDCLCAVSIFRDDSCYKKKLPLSNGRRDRAVGASAFIKLMKNGVSLSPPNPFIEEKKYKKDQDTLITVISVLLGGSVFFNLVSAVWVGFYFYYNKKSSTNKTATESNLCSFTFAELVQATDNFKEELGRGSCGIVYKGTTNLATIAVKKLDKVLKDCDKEFKTEVNVIGQTHHKSLVRLLGYCDEEQHRILVYEFLSNGTLANFLFGDFKPNWNQRVQIAFGIARGLVYLHEECCTQIIHCDIKPQNILLDEQYNARISDFGLSKLLKINESHTETGIRGTKGYVAPDWFRSAPITTKVDVYSFGVLLLEIICCRRNVDGEVGNEEKAILTDWAYDCYRAGRIDILLENDDEAIDDTNRLERFVMVAIWCLQEDPSLRPPMKKVMLMLEGIAPVTIPPSPSPYTSVSVSCG; encoded by the coding sequence ATGGCTGCAAAAACTGTTCTTGTTTGTGTTACCGTTATCCTTCTCCCCTTGCTGCAGCTTCCATATGTCTCAGCGACTAATGTTAGCATTGGTGAGACACTTGTTGCAGGTAACGGGGGTAAGCGATGGCTTTCTCCATCAGAGGACTTTGCATTTGGATTTCATCAGCTTGACAATGACCTTTACTTGCTTGCTATATCATACCAAAATATACCTCGTGACTCTTTCATTTGGTATGCAAACGGAGACAACCCTGCTCCTAAAGGATCAAAACTAGAGCTAAATCAATACACTGGACTAGTGCTCAAGAGCCCTCAAGGGGTTGAGCTATGGACATCACAGCTCATATCAGGTACAATTTCCTACGGACTAATGAATGATACGGGCAACTTCCAGCTTCTGGATGAGAATTCACAGGTGTTGTGGGACAGTTTCAGTAATCCAACTGATACCTTGGTGCCTACTCAAATCATGGAGGTAAAAGGCACGCTTTCATCTCGCCAGAAAGAGGCCAACTTCTCACGAGGAAGGTTTCAATTTCGCTTGCTTCCAGATGGTAATGCTGTGCTTAATCCTATAAATTTGCCTACCAATTATACTTATGATGCTCACTACATCAGTGCCACTTATGATTCGACCAACACAACAAACTCTGGTTTCCAAGTGATTTTTGATAATTCAGGCTTGTACATATTGAAGAGGAGCGGTGAGAAAGTTTATATTACAAATCCAAAAGATGCGCTCTCAACTGATTCCTATTATTATAGAGCAACCATCAATTTTGATGGAACTTTCACCATATCAAATTACCCTAAAAATCCAGCTTCAAATCCAAGCTGGACAGTTATGAAGACATTGCCAGACAACATTTGCATGAATTTGCTAGGAAACACGGGTGGTAGTGGGGTCTGTGGATTCAATAGTATCTGCACTCTCAAAGCTGACCAAAGACCAAAGTGCAGTTGCCCAGAAGGTTATTCTCCTCTTGATTCAAGGGATGAGTATGGCAGCTGCAAACCAAATTTGGAACTCGGTTGTGGATCAAGTGGACAAAGCTTGCAAGGAGATCTGTACTTCATGAAGGAAATGGCAAATACTGATTGGCCTGTATCAGATTATGAATTGTATAAACCTTACAATTCAGAAGACTGCAAGACTTCTTGCTTGCAAGATTGCTTATGTGCTGTTTCTATTTTTAGAGATGATAGCTGCTACAAGAAGAAGCTGCCTCTCTCAAACGGAAGACGGGATAGAGCAGTAGGGGCATCTGCTTTCATTAAGTTGATGAAAAATGGTGTTTCATTAAGTCCTCCAAATCCATTCATTGAAgagaagaaatataaaaaagatcaaGATACTTTGATAACTGTGATATCAGTCCTTTTGGGAGGTTCTGTCTTTTTCAATCTGGTCAGTGCTGTATGGGTTGGTTTCTACTTCTACTACAACAAAAAAAGTTCTACCAATAAAACTGCTACAGAAAGCAATTTGTGCAGTTTCACCTTTGCAGAGCTAGTGCAAGCAACAGATAACTTCAAAGAGGAATTGGGAAGGGGGTCTTGTGGCATTGTCTATAAAGGAACAACAAATTTGGCTACTATTGCAGTCAAGAAACTAGACAAGGTGCTCAAAGACTGCGATAAGGAATTCAAAACAGAAGTGAATGTGATAGGCCAAACTCATCACAAAAGCTTGGTTCGCCTGCTTGGATATTGTGATGAGGAACAACACCGGATTCTGGTGTATGAGTTCCTGAGCAATGGAACTTTAGCAAACTTCCTCTTTGGAGATTTCAAACCGAATTGGAACCAAAGAGTCCAGATTGCCTTTGGGATTGCAAGAGGGCTGGTCTACTTGCATGAGGAATGCTGCACCCAAATCATCCATTGTGACATAAAGCCACAAAATATACTACTTGATGAACAATACAATGCAAGAATTTCAGATTTTGGGTTGTCAAAGCTACTAAAGATTAATGAAAGCCACACAGAAACTGGCATTCGAGGAACAAAAGGGTATGTTGCGCCAGACTGGTTCAGGAGTGCACCAATCACTACCAAAGTTGATGTCTACAGTTTTGGTGTACTGCTTCTGGAGATCATTTGCTGCAGGAGAAATGTAGATGGTGAGGTTGGCAATGAAGAGAAGGCCATTTTAACTGATTGGGCTTATGACTGTTATAGGGCTGGAAGAATTGATATACTGCTTGAAAATGATGACGAGGCTATCGATGACACAAATAGGCTTGAAAGGTTTGTGATGGTAGCTATTTGGTGCCTTCAAGAGGATCCCTCTCTCAGGccaccaatgaagaaggtgatgTTGATGCTGGAAGGAATAGCTCCAGTCACAATTCCACCAAGTCCCAGCCCTTATACCTCTGTGTCTGTTAGTTGTGGTTGA